One window of Nocardia sp. NBC_00508 genomic DNA carries:
- a CDS encoding pyridoxamine 5'-phosphate oxidase family protein, whose protein sequence is MGVNQRAQIVMSDTEITEFLERSRIATLATIGPTGTPHQTAMWYALIGGEIWFETKAKSQKAVNLRRDPRVCCLVEAGDTYDQLRGVSIEGRAEIVEDAEKLFAVGVSVWERYTGPYSAEVRPMVESMLNKRVAVRVVPERTRSWDHRKLGLPRMPLGGTTAHALD, encoded by the coding sequence ATGGGAGTCAACCAACGGGCACAGATCGTGATGTCCGACACCGAGATCACCGAGTTCCTGGAGCGCAGCCGAATCGCGACGCTGGCGACCATCGGCCCCACGGGCACGCCGCACCAGACCGCCATGTGGTACGCGCTCATCGGCGGCGAGATCTGGTTCGAGACGAAGGCCAAGTCGCAGAAGGCGGTGAACTTGCGGCGCGATCCGCGCGTCTGCTGCCTGGTCGAGGCGGGTGATACCTACGACCAGCTGCGGGGCGTGTCGATCGAAGGCCGAGCCGAGATCGTCGAGGACGCCGAGAAACTCTTCGCCGTCGGCGTGAGCGTCTGGGAGCGCTACACCGGCCCGTACAGTGCGGAGGTGCGCCCCATGGTGGAGTCCATGCTGAACAAACGGGTCGCCGTCCGCGTCGTGCCCGAGCGCACGCGCAGCTGGGATCACCGCAAGCTCGGCCTTCCGCGCATGCCACTCGGCGGGACCACCGCACACGCGCTGGACTGA